From bacterium:
CTGGCGCGGCGCCTCGAGCTCGCCGCCGAGATCGGGCTCATCAAGCAGCGTCTCGGACTGCCGGTGCTCGACCCGGCCCGCGAGGCCGAGGTCGTGCGCCGCGGCGCCACGTTGGCCAGGGAGCGCGGCGTGGACCCCGAGCTGGTGCGCGATCTCCTCTGGCGCATCATGGCCCAGGCGCGCGTGCTCCAGGACGCCCAGGGCCCCCGCCCCAACCCGTGAGGCCGGCTCCACGCCCGGAGCCTGGACGAGACAACGTCGGCCCTTCCTGCGTCGCCCCTTCGAGAGAACTCAGTCCGCCGCTTCCGCCTCCGGCGGGCCCCGCTCGGATCCGAGCTGTGGGCCGGCGTATCCCCTGCCCTCCCCCGTGCTCGGCGCCAGCCGCGTCGCGATCCGTGTGAGCAGGATGCGCTCGGCGCGGATGTCGTGCCCGAGGTGAATCAGCAGACGCACGAGATCCCCGCCTCCCCACAGCACCACGGCCAGCACCGCCGTGCGGACCAGCTCGCCCAGGAGCTCGGGGACGGCGTTCAGCCCCACGGCCGCGATGCCCGCGATGAACTCCGCGACAATGGCGACGCCGAGGAAGATCGCGGCCCCCTTGAACAGGGTGCTCACCCAGCGCAGTGCCGTGTACGGCTCGATGTCCCCCTGGCGGATCGGCGCCGCTCGCGCGCGGCGTCCCCTCTCTACGGCCATGAGCGGCTCCTCCGTCCAGCCCCCAGGCCTCGTGTTGCGCAGGAACGGGGCCAGCGACGGCCAGCGCCGCCGGCTGCACGGACGTCGGACCAGGCGAGCGTCGGGGCCGAAAAAGCCAGGAGCGCCGGGGCCTCGATACCCCGGCGCTCCCGAACACCACGAACGATCGCCGGCCCCCGGTCAGGCCGAGACCGGATAGACCGAGACGTACTGCCGGGTGCGGCCCCGCCGCTCGAAGCGGACCACGCCGTCGATCAACGCGAACAGCGTGTCGTCCTTCCCGCGGCCCACGTTCTGGCCCGGATGGAACTTGGTTCCCCGCTGCCGGACCAGGATGTTGCCGGCCAGGACGAACTGCCCGCCGAAACGCTTCACGCCGAGCCGCTTCGAGTGCGAGTCGCGGCCGTTCCGGCTGGAGCCGACTCCTTTCTTGTGCGCCATAGCCGCCCTCCGTCACCCGAGCCGGATCTCGTTGATCCGGACCTCGGTGTACTTCTGCCGGTGGCCCTTCTTCCGGCGGTAGTTCTTCCGACGCTTCCACTTGAAGACGATGATCTTCTCGCCCTTGCCGTGCGAGACGACCTCGGCTTCGACGGCGGCACCCTCGAGGGTCGGGCGCCCCACGCGGACCTGGCCGTCGGACTCCGCCAGCAGGACCTCGTCGAACGTGACCGTCTGACCGACCTCGGCGGCGAGCGCCGGGATCCGGATCGTCTTTCCGGGCTCGGCCCGGAACTGCTTACCGCCGGTGCGGATGATCGCGTACATGGGTTGTCCAGGTGCATTCAGTCCACAGACATAACAAGATCGTCGGCCCGGTCCATCGTGTCAAGATCCAGCGGCCGGGCCGCGACCCCGCGCCGCGCCTCAACCCAGCGCGTAGCGCGCCGTGACG
This genomic window contains:
- a CDS encoding 50S ribosomal protein L27, giving the protein MAHKKGVGSSRNGRDSHSKRLGVKRFGGQFVLAGNILVRQRGTKFHPGQNVGRGKDDTLFALIDGVVRFERRGRTRQYVSVYPVSA
- the rplU gene encoding 50S ribosomal protein L21; this encodes MYAIIRTGGKQFRAEPGKTIRIPALAAEVGQTVTFDEVLLAESDGQVRVGRPTLEGAAVEAEVVSHGKGEKIIVFKWKRRKNYRRKKGHRQKYTEVRINEIRLG